A single genomic interval of Magnetospirillum sp. 15-1 harbors:
- a CDS encoding efflux RND transporter periplasmic adaptor subunit, which produces MSFDAPESGSKAVRRLTLRGQVVMLGAGAAVAALLLLALPSLGRHTEAESASAPALPPGTFRATEAQWAALTIEPVRHAVFRPIEETDGRIAYNEDGITPVFSPYSGRVTRVFVRAGDTVRAGDPLLAVDAGEFVQGQNDLIAATSQTGTARAQLTLAEVAERRARDLKEAGGGSLKDWQQAQSDLASARGNLRTAEIALAAARNRLSILGKSDKEIAAIEHAADSHRMGAEAIVRAPIGGTVVSRQVGVGQYISNASSGGANPVFSIGDLSSVWLVANVREADAPRIRGDEPIEVGVLALPGRTFSARLSYVAAAIDAQTRRLPVRAVIDNSDGALKPEMFARFRILTGEERAATAVPQEAVIFEGDEARVWVAGESRVLGLKAIRPGRSADGLVEVVEGLGPDDRVVTAGALFIDRAGKGG; this is translated from the coding sequence ATGAGCTTCGACGCACCCGAGTCAGGATCGAAAGCCGTACGCCGTTTGACCCTCCGGGGCCAGGTGGTGATGCTCGGAGCCGGGGCAGCCGTCGCTGCCCTGCTGCTCCTGGCTCTGCCCAGTCTCGGCCGCCATACCGAGGCCGAATCCGCCTCGGCCCCGGCGTTGCCGCCGGGCACCTTCCGTGCCACCGAGGCCCAGTGGGCGGCGCTGACCATCGAGCCCGTCCGCCATGCCGTGTTCCGCCCCATCGAGGAGACCGATGGCCGCATCGCCTATAACGAGGACGGCATCACCCCGGTGTTCTCGCCCTATTCGGGGCGGGTGACGCGGGTGTTCGTCCGGGCCGGCGACACGGTCCGGGCCGGCGACCCGCTGCTGGCCGTCGACGCGGGCGAGTTCGTCCAGGGCCAGAACGACCTGATCGCCGCCACCTCCCAGACCGGTACGGCCCGTGCCCAACTGACTTTGGCCGAGGTCGCCGAGCGCCGGGCCCGCGACCTGAAGGAAGCCGGCGGCGGCTCGCTCAAGGACTGGCAGCAGGCTCAATCGGATCTGGCCTCGGCGCGGGGAAACCTGCGTACCGCCGAGATCGCCCTGGCCGCCGCCCGCAACCGGCTGTCCATCCTGGGCAAGAGCGATAAGGAAATCGCCGCCATCGAGCATGCCGCCGACAGCCACCGCATGGGGGCGGAAGCCATTGTGCGCGCCCCCATCGGGGGGACGGTGGTCAGCCGCCAGGTGGGCGTCGGACAATATATCTCCAACGCTTCGTCGGGCGGGGCCAATCCGGTCTTCTCCATCGGCGACCTGTCCAGCGTCTGGCTGGTGGCCAACGTGCGCGAGGCCGACGCCCCGCGCATCCGTGGCGACGAGCCCATCGAGGTCGGCGTGCTGGCCCTGCCGGGCCGTACTTTCTCGGCCCGCCTCAGCTATGTGGCCGCCGCCATCGATGCCCAGACGCGCCGCTTGCCGGTCCGCGCGGTGATCGACAATTCCGACGGGGCGCTGAAGCCCGAGATGTTCGCCCGCTTCCGCATCCTGACCGGCGAGGAGCGGGCCGCCACCGCCGTGCCGCAGGAGGCGGTGATCTTCGAGGGTGACGAGGCCCGGGTCTGGGTGGCCGGTGAAAGCCGCGTCCTGGGCCTCAAGGCCATCCGTCCCGGCCGCTCGGCCGACGGGCTGGTCGAGGTGGTCGAGGGACTGGGCCCCGATGACCGGGTGGTCACGGCGGGCGCCCTGTTCATCGACCGGGCCGGCAAGGGCGGTTGA
- a CDS encoding TolC family protein yields the protein MITIERAKLSLGVARNKRLWDVSAVGGAGASRQDPSQPRTRRNTYGGVQVVVPLGDMSTEQAEVTASVAVKTAELKFDDLRQQVESQTRDAVRNVEARWRQLEIAHRARDLTARKMGIEREKLRLGRSSNFQVLSFETDLRRAESARVNAMIDYLNAQTILDQQVGTTLDTWQISLDD from the coding sequence ATGATCACCATCGAGCGTGCCAAGCTCTCGTTGGGTGTCGCCAGGAACAAAAGGCTGTGGGATGTCTCCGCCGTCGGCGGGGCCGGTGCGAGTCGGCAAGACCCGAGCCAGCCACGCACCCGGCGCAATACTTACGGCGGCGTGCAAGTGGTGGTGCCGCTGGGAGACATGTCCACGGAGCAGGCGGAAGTCACGGCCTCGGTGGCGGTCAAGACCGCCGAGTTGAAATTCGACGACCTCCGCCAGCAGGTGGAAAGCCAGACCCGCGATGCGGTTCGCAATGTGGAGGCGCGCTGGCGCCAGTTAGAGATCGCGCACCGCGCTCGCGACCTGACCGCCCGCAAGATGGGCATCGAACGGGAGAAGCTGCGGCTCGGGCGATCCTCCAACTTTCAGGTTCTCAGCTTCGAAACCGACCTGCGGCGGGCCGAGAGCGCTCGGGTCAACGCCATGATCGACTATCTCAACGCCCAGACAATCCTCGACCAACAGGTGGGAACCACCCTCGACACATGGCAAATCTCGCTGGACGATTGA
- a CDS encoding response regulator transcription factor — protein MRLLLIEDNVRLAGLIVQALEREMFTIDSVTGIEDARAALDVASYDALILDLGLPDGDGLDMLRRLRSARDPVPVLILSARERLDDRLVGLNAGADDYLAKPFAMQELSARLRAILRRPAAMAPASHALGNLSMDDAAHQVDVDGRRLDLPRRERAVLRLLLRNKGRLVPRQAIDNAVFGFDSEVGSNALEVYVSRLRKRLQQAGADVVIKTEKGIGYILTWGGGDGQ, from the coding sequence GTGCGCCTGCTGCTGATCGAGGATAACGTTCGTCTGGCGGGCCTGATCGTGCAGGCCCTCGAACGGGAGATGTTCACCATCGATTCGGTGACCGGCATCGAGGACGCCCGCGCCGCGCTGGATGTCGCCAGCTATGACGCGCTGATTCTCGATCTCGGGTTGCCCGACGGCGACGGTCTCGACATGCTGCGCCGTCTGCGCAGTGCCCGGGACCCGGTTCCCGTTCTGATTCTGAGCGCCAGGGAACGGCTGGACGATCGTTTGGTCGGGCTGAATGCCGGGGCCGACGATTATTTGGCCAAGCCGTTCGCCATGCAGGAGCTTTCGGCCCGCCTGCGGGCCATTCTCCGCCGACCGGCGGCCATGGCGCCCGCCAGCCATGCCCTTGGCAACCTGTCCATGGACGATGCCGCCCATCAGGTCGACGTGGACGGAAGGCGTCTCGATCTGCCCCGGCGCGAGCGCGCCGTGCTTCGCCTGCTGTTGCGCAACAAGGGGCGGCTGGTTCCCCGCCAGGCCATCGACAACGCAGTGTTCGGCTTCGACAGCGAGGTGGGGAGCAATGCGCTGGAAGTCTATGTCTCGCGGCTGCGCAAGCGGTTGCAGCAGGCCGGCGCCGACGTGGTCATCAAGACCGAGAAGGGGATCGGCTATATCCTGACCTGGGGCGGCGGCGATGGCCAATAA
- a CDS encoding fimbria/pilus periplasmic chaperone — translation MRGRFLLALWVFLVGGSSARAATDIQPPFVTVTAEKTVETVTVTNDRGVAAGYEIEALGWEQKVDGEVLLPATDGIRVEPASLDIAPHGRAEIRVTTVAPAPKEGEAEKVYRIRIRERPDRPREDSEQQIQMIATVTLPVFQVPPQAAPQARLEAGPLGKGRLSLAVVNDGTAHTYVREVTMTGRDAKGNTVFSINRNGWYVLAHGRLEFAAALSARDCRRSSTLAMTAHPLEGDEIWSTTITPDHRQCGRGKDTEFPIPGMVRLPAKLGPAQAPPLSPPAKP, via the coding sequence ATGCGTGGACGCTTCCTTCTTGCCCTTTGGGTTTTCCTCGTGGGCGGGTCATCGGCTCGGGCCGCCACCGACATCCAGCCGCCATTCGTCACGGTGACGGCGGAAAAGACTGTGGAAACCGTCACCGTCACCAATGACCGGGGCGTGGCGGCGGGATACGAGATCGAAGCCCTGGGCTGGGAGCAGAAGGTGGATGGCGAGGTCTTGCTGCCGGCCACCGATGGCATCAGGGTCGAGCCCGCCAGCCTGGATATCGCCCCCCATGGCCGGGCCGAGATTCGGGTGACCACCGTGGCACCGGCCCCCAAGGAGGGTGAGGCCGAGAAGGTCTATCGCATCCGTATCCGCGAGCGCCCCGACCGCCCGCGTGAGGATTCGGAACAGCAGATCCAGATGATCGCCACCGTCACCCTGCCGGTGTTCCAGGTTCCGCCCCAGGCGGCGCCCCAGGCCCGCCTGGAGGCCGGGCCGCTCGGCAAGGGCCGTCTGTCCCTCGCCGTGGTCAATGACGGCACCGCTCATACCTATGTGCGCGAGGTGACCATGACCGGGCGGGATGCCAAGGGCAATACCGTGTTCAGCATCAACCGCAATGGCTGGTACGTGCTGGCCCATGGCCGTCTGGAGTTTGCCGCCGCCCTGTCCGCCAGGGATTGCCGGCGCAGCAGTACCCTTGCCATGACGGCCCATCCCCTGGAGGGCGATGAGATCTGGAGCACCACCATCACCCCGGACCACCGCCAATGCGGACGCGGCAAGGACACCGAGTTTCCCATCCCCGGCATGGTCCGCCTTCCGGCCAAGCTCGGGCCGGCTCAGGCTCCGCCCCTATCGCCACCCGCGAAGCCGTGA
- a CDS encoding carbohydrate porin produces the protein MARTFLGGVAATLALVAAGAAMADDDVWTRDTMTGDWGGLRSAAEEQGLKLSGSYTGDVLGNPKGGIRRRAVAMGNLEIDLDADFAKLAGWDGLTFHISTFQLHGRGLSNNFVGNLFTVRDIEAAPNTRIWSMWLQQKFADDQASLRIGQMPWQEEFVVSAYGAYFINGTFGWPIGFAANFVNAGGAYPLATTGARLAVQPMDKASLMIAAFDGDSAAGNPRGQDPTRKNVDGLNVRLKTPPVFFAEGAYGSDKDSEGLPAMVKLGGWVHTGRFDDPHWSTSGASLGSSASSGIPLGRRGNWEIYGIADVMLWRDAEAPKRNIGAFTRLMGGPDDRNQMPYYGEVGLTWQGILDDREDDVAGLGFAYGRMSRALAAQDRDAIRFGTGNGPVRDYEAAVELLYRAAVTPWWTVVPDVQYIAHPGGGASWQGTSLRIPDAWVVGLRTVFKL, from the coding sequence ATGGCGCGGACGTTCCTGGGGGGAGTGGCGGCGACGCTGGCCCTGGTGGCGGCGGGAGCCGCAATGGCCGACGACGACGTCTGGACCCGTGACACCATGACCGGTGATTGGGGCGGCCTGCGCAGTGCCGCCGAGGAGCAGGGACTGAAGCTGTCCGGCAGCTATACCGGCGACGTCCTGGGCAACCCCAAGGGCGGCATCCGCCGCCGGGCCGTCGCCATGGGCAATCTGGAGATCGACCTGGACGCCGACTTCGCCAAGCTGGCCGGCTGGGACGGGCTGACCTTCCACATCAGCACCTTCCAACTGCACGGGCGCGGCCTGTCCAACAACTTTGTCGGCAACCTGTTTACCGTGCGCGACATCGAGGCAGCCCCCAATACCCGCATCTGGTCCATGTGGCTGCAACAGAAGTTCGCCGACGACCAGGCATCCTTGCGGATCGGCCAGATGCCGTGGCAGGAGGAGTTCGTGGTCAGCGCCTACGGCGCCTACTTCATCAACGGCACCTTCGGCTGGCCCATCGGCTTCGCCGCCAACTTCGTCAACGCCGGCGGCGCCTATCCCCTGGCCACCACCGGCGCCCGTCTGGCGGTCCAGCCCATGGACAAGGCCAGCCTGATGATCGCCGCGTTCGACGGCGATTCGGCCGCCGGCAACCCGCGCGGCCAGGACCCCACCCGCAAGAACGTGGACGGCCTCAACGTCCGGCTCAAGACGCCCCCGGTCTTCTTCGCCGAGGGAGCCTACGGCAGCGACAAGGATTCCGAGGGGCTGCCCGCCATGGTCAAGCTGGGCGGCTGGGTCCATACCGGGCGGTTCGACGATCCCCACTGGTCCACCAGCGGCGCCTCGCTGGGCAGTTCGGCTTCCAGCGGCATTCCCCTGGGGCGGCGCGGCAACTGGGAGATCTACGGCATCGCCGATGTGATGCTGTGGCGCGATGCCGAGGCGCCCAAGCGCAATATCGGCGCCTTCACCCGCCTGATGGGCGGCCCCGACGACCGCAACCAGATGCCCTATTACGGCGAGGTCGGCCTGACCTGGCAGGGCATACTGGACGACCGTGAGGATGACGTGGCCGGCCTCGGCTTCGCCTATGGCCGTATGAGCCGCGCCCTGGCCGCCCAGGATCGCGACGCCATCCGTTTCGGCACCGGCAACGGGCCGGTCCGGGATTACGAGGCTGCCGTCGAACTGCTCTACCGCGCGGCGGTGACGCCTTGGTGGACCGTGGTTCCCGATGTCCAGTACATCGCCCATCCCGGCGGCGGCGCCTCGTGGCAGGGCACCTCCTTGCGCATTCCCGACGCCTGGGTTGTCGGCCTGCGTACGGTATTCAAGCTCTGA
- a CDS encoding TolC family protein yields the protein MIAACALSSPTAYAQAGGPKPKPPISAALPAAEGPRIELTLPEAVALGLRDNRTIRSAYLQRIAQKFDLRVAEDKFTPKLTIAASYLARRDLGATGSSADVTPVATMTTPIGTQVALSWANTSDKIGGSERSTASNLSLSVIQPLLRNGGLDAAMASVRIARLDEKTNHLALKATLAQTVTDIIQAYRTFLLAQEQERLGRDGLARSRDLLGVNRALIESGRMADWRR from the coding sequence ATGATCGCGGCCTGTGCGCTCTCGTCTCCGACCGCCTATGCCCAGGCCGGCGGGCCGAAGCCAAAGCCCCCCATCTCCGCCGCGCTACCGGCGGCGGAAGGGCCACGGATCGAACTGACCTTGCCCGAGGCGGTGGCGCTGGGCCTGCGGGATAATCGGACGATCCGCAGCGCCTATCTCCAGCGGATCGCGCAGAAGTTCGACCTGCGGGTCGCCGAGGACAAGTTCACCCCCAAGCTGACCATCGCCGCCTCCTATCTGGCGCGGCGCGACCTGGGGGCGACGGGATCTTCGGCCGATGTGACGCCGGTCGCCACCATGACCACTCCGATCGGCACACAGGTGGCCCTGAGTTGGGCCAACACCTCCGACAAAATCGGCGGCAGTGAGCGAAGTACGGCCTCGAACCTCAGCCTGAGCGTCATTCAACCCCTTCTGCGCAACGGTGGCCTTGATGCCGCCATGGCCTCGGTCCGCATCGCCCGGCTGGACGAAAAGACCAACCATCTTGCCCTTAAGGCAACATTGGCCCAGACGGTCACGGACATCATTCAAGCCTATCGGACATTTCTGCTGGCCCAGGAACAAGAACGCCTCGGCCGGGATGGCCTGGCCCGCTCCCGCGACCTGCTCGGCGTCAACCGCGCCCTGATCGAGTCCGGGCGAATGGCCGACTGGCGCAGATGA
- a CDS encoding HlyD family efflux transporter periplasmic adaptor subunit has protein sequence MANLAGRLKARFLSAGHASTLAMAGARLVACRLRLAGDWSLRRKWITLAATAGMLAAIGLVLSGGQQPTASATGPSIFTVNQRPLIRRLSLVGTVEPGGIVNVIAPFDGAIKEKLIDFGVRVEKGQALLVLDTSEIELQMREAEAASIKAEGAMRDMQSWGTTPEVMRARNAMIAARMKVDELERKEHEDKTLLSRGIIPRVEYDGVAEQLKAQQLQFGSAKQELEAALKRGDSDHRLLAALELETAHRRLAELKRRMDAGLVEAPTGGLLLRPAASSDSKGASSPAEIEIGSRVTKGQPMFTVADTATLKIVAQVDEIDVNRVSEGMAVQITGDAFGSMPLTGRVVRVSAQAASGAGASGGRSAAFEVMVAVPSLPESQQGRVRVGMSAALSIIMYENAAAIVVPTAAIHQGGSGAFALVRDHSSGRDRSVAVVTGRSTEDGVEILEGLAAGDAVVIDPSRTSGVPSPSGTAPLSEAIGLGGGR, from the coding sequence ATGGCAAATCTCGCTGGACGATTGAAAGCCCGTTTCCTGTCCGCCGGCCATGCCTCCACCCTTGCCATGGCGGGGGCGCGTCTTGTCGCATGCCGTTTGCGCCTCGCCGGGGATTGGTCGCTCCGGCGCAAATGGATCACTCTGGCGGCGACGGCCGGGATGCTCGCCGCGATCGGCTTGGTGCTGAGTGGCGGGCAGCAGCCGACGGCCTCGGCCACCGGTCCTTCGATCTTCACCGTGAACCAGCGCCCGCTGATCCGACGCCTGTCCCTGGTCGGAACCGTCGAGCCGGGCGGGATCGTCAATGTGATCGCCCCTTTCGACGGGGCCATCAAGGAAAAGCTGATCGATTTCGGCGTGCGCGTGGAAAAGGGGCAGGCACTTCTGGTTCTCGATACCAGCGAGATCGAGTTGCAGATGCGGGAGGCCGAGGCGGCCAGCATCAAGGCCGAAGGGGCGATGCGGGACATGCAGTCCTGGGGCACGACGCCCGAGGTCATGCGGGCGCGCAATGCCATGATCGCCGCCCGGATGAAGGTCGATGAACTCGAGCGCAAGGAACACGAAGACAAGACCCTGCTGTCACGGGGCATCATCCCGCGCGTCGAATATGACGGCGTGGCCGAGCAATTGAAGGCTCAGCAATTGCAGTTCGGCTCGGCCAAGCAGGAGTTGGAGGCCGCCCTGAAGCGAGGCGATTCCGACCATCGCCTTCTGGCTGCCCTGGAACTGGAGACAGCCCACAGGCGACTGGCCGAGTTGAAGCGAAGGATGGATGCCGGGCTGGTCGAGGCGCCGACCGGGGGCCTCCTGCTACGGCCGGCGGCATCTTCCGACAGCAAGGGGGCTTCGTCCCCGGCTGAAATCGAAATCGGCAGCCGTGTCACGAAGGGCCAGCCGATGTTTACCGTGGCCGATACCGCAACCTTGAAGATTGTCGCCCAGGTCGATGAAATCGATGTCAATCGGGTATCCGAGGGAATGGCGGTTCAAATCACCGGCGATGCCTTCGGTTCCATGCCGTTGACGGGTCGGGTGGTGCGCGTGTCGGCCCAGGCGGCATCCGGTGCCGGCGCCTCGGGAGGCCGTAGCGCGGCCTTCGAGGTCATGGTCGCCGTCCCGTCATTGCCCGAGAGCCAACAGGGCCGCGTCCGTGTCGGCATGTCGGCGGCCCTGTCGATCATTATGTACGAGAATGCGGCCGCCATCGTCGTTCCCACCGCCGCCATCCACCAGGGCGGAAGCGGCGCCTTTGCGCTTGTCCGCGACCATTCTTCCGGGCGGGACCGTTCCGTAGCCGTGGTAACCGGTCGGTCCACCGAGGATGGAGTCGAGATATTGGAGGGTCTGGCCGCCGGTGATGCCGTTGTCATCGACCCGTCCAGAACCTCCGGTGTGCCGTCGCCATCGGGGACGGCCCCCCTTTCCGAAGCCATCGGCCTCGGTGGAGGCCGTTAG
- a CDS encoding HAMP domain-containing sensor histidine kinase, producing the protein MANKPGPSLLRALAIDLLIVQAVALAVIFFVFVQRLEATVEELETRDMREVAQDLFSRLSLANGADLSLSPGEMARFSPSYGRYAFAVLDGKGNALLSSHTPPRPLAPLGEHDANGRFQARMDGALLWGVEVGARIDGQPIFIQVAEDMNHRDVLMDEIVSGFVARASWLLAPLFLAQLGFALFRMHRRFRPVLAASRTAADVHPHRTASRIASRGVPTEILPLVEAANSALARIEQAFHGQREFLGHAAHELKTPLAILRARVEMLDQEGLRRELETDLAVLSRLVTQLLRAAEVESTGEFASVPVGLMDLSSAVADYLQPVAAKYGKRIVVSGDDDVQVTGCRETIGQAINNLVENAIYHTPQGTDIEITVAGGVSPEIRVRDHGPGIPPAERELIFQRFWRKDRDRGNGAGLGLSIVRRAMELHGGTVRMEDAPDEGMVFALQFRASAETPPD; encoded by the coding sequence ATGGCCAATAAGCCGGGACCCTCGCTGCTGCGCGCCCTGGCGATCGACCTGCTGATCGTCCAGGCCGTCGCCCTGGCCGTGATCTTCTTCGTGTTCGTCCAGCGTCTGGAGGCCACCGTCGAGGAACTGGAGACCCGCGACATGCGCGAGGTAGCCCAGGACCTGTTCTCCCGCCTCAGCCTTGCCAATGGTGCCGACCTGTCGCTGTCGCCGGGCGAGATGGCCCGGTTTTCGCCGTCCTACGGCCGTTACGCCTTCGCCGTTCTCGACGGGAAGGGCAACGCCCTGCTTTCCTCCCACACTCCGCCGCGCCCCCTGGCCCCACTGGGCGAGCACGATGCAAACGGGCGCTTCCAGGCCCGCATGGACGGCGCCCTGCTATGGGGCGTCGAGGTGGGGGCACGCATTGACGGCCAGCCCATATTCATCCAGGTGGCCGAGGACATGAACCACCGCGACGTGTTGATGGACGAGATCGTGTCGGGCTTCGTGGCCCGCGCCTCATGGCTGTTGGCGCCGCTGTTCCTGGCACAATTGGGCTTCGCCCTGTTCCGCATGCATCGCCGTTTCCGTCCGGTGCTGGCCGCCTCGCGCACCGCCGCCGATGTCCATCCGCACCGCACCGCCAGCCGGATCGCCAGCCGGGGGGTACCCACCGAAATCCTGCCGCTGGTCGAGGCCGCCAATTCCGCCCTGGCGCGCATCGAGCAGGCGTTTCATGGGCAGCGCGAATTCCTGGGCCATGCCGCCCACGAATTGAAGACGCCGCTGGCTATCCTGCGCGCCCGAGTCGAGATGCTGGACCAGGAGGGGTTGCGACGGGAATTGGAGACGGATCTGGCGGTGCTGTCCCGCCTGGTGACCCAGTTGCTGCGCGCCGCCGAAGTGGAAAGCACGGGTGAATTCGCGTCCGTTCCCGTCGGCTTGATGGACCTGTCGTCAGCGGTCGCCGATTACCTCCAGCCGGTGGCCGCCAAGTATGGAAAACGCATCGTCGTCAGTGGCGACGATGACGTCCAGGTCACCGGATGCCGCGAGACCATCGGACAGGCCATCAACAACCTCGTGGAAAACGCCATCTATCATACCCCGCAGGGTACCGATATCGAGATCACGGTGGCAGGAGGGGTAAGCCCGGAGATACGGGTGCGCGACCATGGTCCGGGCATCCCACCGGCCGAGCGCGAACTGATCTTTCAGCGATTCTGGCGCAAGGACCGGGATAGGGGCAATGGCGCCGGGCTCGGACTCTCCATCGTCAGGCGGGCCATGGAACTCCATGGCGGTACCGTTCGGATGGAAGATGCGCCGGACGAGGGGATGGTATTCGCGTTGCAGTTTCGGGCATCAGCCGAAACGCCCCCGGATTGA
- a CDS encoding ABC transporter ATP-binding protein, whose amino-acid sequence MIQLENIVKDYGSGEGRVRVLGGVSLTIAAGEMCAIVGASGSGKTTLLNILGLLDRPSAGRYRLGGIDVAEAGADALADLRNRRIGFVFQAFHLLARQSALDNVAHPLLYRSIGRAERRELAAAELDRVGLGDRFDHRPDQLSGGQRQRVAIARAMVGRPSMILADEPTGNLDSAAAADILDLLDDMNRARGVTVIVVTHDAAVADRCRRRILVRDGSVVTST is encoded by the coding sequence GTGATCCAGCTGGAGAATATCGTCAAGGATTACGGATCGGGCGAGGGCCGGGTGCGGGTGCTGGGCGGCGTCTCTCTGACCATCGCGGCGGGGGAGATGTGCGCGATCGTGGGCGCCTCCGGCTCGGGCAAGACGACTCTTCTCAATATCCTGGGCCTGCTGGACCGGCCGAGCGCGGGGCGCTATCGGCTGGGCGGCATCGATGTGGCCGAGGCCGGGGCCGATGCGCTGGCGGACCTGCGCAACCGCCGGATCGGTTTTGTCTTTCAGGCCTTCCACCTGCTGGCCCGCCAGTCGGCCCTCGATAATGTCGCTCATCCGCTGCTGTACCGGAGCATCGGCCGCGCCGAACGCCGCGAACTGGCGGCGGCCGAACTGGATCGGGTCGGCCTGGGTGATCGCTTCGACCATCGCCCGGACCAACTCTCCGGCGGGCAGCGCCAGCGCGTCGCCATCGCCCGGGCCATGGTGGGCCGGCCCTCCATGATTCTGGCCGACGAGCCCACCGGCAATCTGGACAGTGCTGCCGCCGCCGACATCTTGGATTTACTCGACGATATGAATCGGGCGCGAGGGGTCACGGTGATCGTCGTCACCCATGACGCCGCCGTCGCGGACCGGTGCCGCCGCCGCATTCTGGTCCGCGACGGTTCGGTGGTGACATCGACATGA